From the genome of Nitrosopumilus sp., one region includes:
- a CDS encoding DUF1059 domain-containing protein, with protein MTKSISCSDAGKDCGWSATSESEEDLMSKVKEHVLSDHKEIELNEESISGIKSLIKEV; from the coding sequence ATGACAAAAAGCATTAGCTGTTCAGACGCGGGAAAGGACTGCGGATGGTCTGCAACTTCGGAATCCGAAGAGGACCTGATGAGCAAAGTCAAGGAACACGTCCTGTCAGATCACAAGGAGATAGAGCTCAACGAGGAAAGCATCTCAGGCATAAAGTCACTTATCAAAGAAGTATAA
- a CDS encoding aldo/keto reductase: MEKTALAKDFEICRILNGMWQVAGSHGQIDPESAVSDMQRYQESGFTTWDLADIYGPAESLIGKFRRNSDTEKKFQALTKFVPSSGPMSNSIVTHYIEQSLKKMDTDCIDLLQFHWWDYSNASYLDALNHLSKLQNEQKIRHIGLTNFDTERVKIMIEGGFKIVSNQVQYSILDQRPQKLMAPFFAKHGIKILSYGTLLGGFFSEKYLGVDEPHRGDLVTASLQKYKNMIDEWGGWQLFQELLSTLNEIAKKHDCSIANVSTRFILDRPQVAGVIIGARLGIANHTEDNDKVFDLRLDDEDISLIGAVTAKSNDLLEVIGDCGGEYR; the protein is encoded by the coding sequence ATGGAAAAGACCGCTCTTGCAAAGGATTTTGAGATTTGCAGAATACTCAACGGAATGTGGCAAGTCGCAGGAAGTCACGGCCAGATTGATCCAGAGTCAGCAGTCTCAGACATGCAAAGATATCAGGAATCAGGATTTACGACATGGGACCTTGCAGACATTTACGGTCCTGCAGAATCCCTGATTGGAAAGTTCAGAAGAAATTCAGATACTGAGAAAAAATTTCAGGCCCTGACCAAATTTGTCCCAAGTTCCGGTCCGATGAGCAACAGCATTGTCACCCATTACATCGAGCAGTCACTGAAAAAGATGGACACGGACTGCATTGATCTTTTACAGTTTCACTGGTGGGACTATAGCAATGCAAGCTATCTTGACGCGCTGAATCATTTATCAAAATTACAAAATGAGCAAAAAATAAGACATATCGGCCTGACAAACTTTGATACAGAAAGAGTCAAAATAATGATCGAAGGCGGCTTTAAGATCGTATCAAATCAGGTACAGTATTCTATACTGGATCAGAGGCCACAAAAGTTGATGGCCCCGTTTTTTGCAAAACATGGAATCAAGATTCTGTCTTACGGCACATTGCTCGGAGGATTCTTTTCAGAAAAATATCTCGGAGTGGATGAGCCACACCGTGGAGACCTTGTCACTGCAAGCCTGCAAAAATACAAGAACATGATAGACGAGTGGGGAGGATGGCAGCTGTTTCAGGAGCTGCTAAGTACACTAAACGAAATTGCAAAAAAGCACGACTGCAGTATTGCAAACGTATCTACGAGATTCATTTTGGACAGGCCCCAAGTTGCGGGAGTAATCATAGGTGCAAGGCTGGGAATCGCCAATCACACAGAAGACAACGACAAGGTATTTGATCTGAGATTGGATGATGAGGATATTTCATTGATTGGAGCAGTCACTGCAAAGTCAAATGACCTGCTGGAGGTCATCGGCGACTGCGGCGGCGAGTACAGATAG
- the hisS gene encoding histidine--tRNA ligase: MELPRGMKDFESAENANIEHVRFHFKKLSNLYGFSFMDPSPIELLSTLETKSGPGIRDEIYYFKDKGDREVALRFDFTMGLTRYAASQKSMRLPAKISAFGGVFRYDEPQKGRYRYFHQWDIEVYGKANLESESEIIEITSRLFDSLLLKDITIDVNHRNLVESYINRVFDSKEPELVADILRAVDKIAKKSKEQILKEFEEKGYETEKMERILEFSQIKGTVSEVEDAFDTALLESWDELKSLIDSLENRGVSNVRINFGIVRGLDYYSGVVFEVFDKNSTLGALAGGGRYDTLTKAFGREDIGATGVAGGVERIILTMQEQKIISDISHDRVAVLYINDEMQKVALSIASLLRLNNIPTDIDLAGRKMKKQMDIATDAKFAIIVGPQELENGNVVLKDMKSGTEGTISLEKLTEDPKQFLV, translated from the coding sequence ATGGAACTGCCCCGGGGGATGAAGGATTTTGAAAGCGCCGAAAATGCAAACATCGAGCATGTCCGGTTTCATTTTAAAAAATTATCCAATTTGTACGGGTTTTCATTTATGGATCCGTCTCCCATCGAACTGCTATCCACTTTGGAAACCAAGTCCGGTCCGGGAATTCGTGATGAGATTTACTATTTCAAGGACAAGGGAGATAGGGAAGTGGCATTGCGCTTTGACTTTACGATGGGACTGACAAGATATGCCGCATCACAAAAGTCCATGAGGCTTCCGGCAAAAATTTCTGCTTTTGGAGGCGTGTTCAGGTATGATGAACCTCAAAAGGGAAGGTATCGTTACTTTCACCAGTGGGACATAGAGGTATATGGCAAGGCCAACCTCGAATCAGAATCCGAAATCATAGAGATCACCTCACGATTGTTTGATTCTCTGTTGCTCAAGGACATTACAATTGACGTTAATCATAGAAATCTCGTAGAGTCCTACATCAACAGGGTCTTTGATTCCAAGGAACCTGAATTGGTTGCAGACATTTTGCGCGCAGTAGACAAGATTGCAAAAAAGTCAAAGGAACAGATCCTAAAGGAATTCGAGGAGAAGGGATACGAGACAGAAAAGATGGAAAGGATTCTGGAATTCTCGCAAATTAAGGGGACCGTTTCAGAAGTCGAAGATGCATTTGACACCGCGTTGTTGGAATCCTGGGACGAGCTAAAGTCACTTATTGACTCGCTTGAAAACAGGGGCGTCTCAAACGTTCGAATCAACTTTGGGATAGTCCGGGGACTGGACTACTATTCCGGCGTGGTCTTTGAGGTGTTTGACAAGAATTCCACCTTGGGTGCGTTGGCAGGAGGAGGCAGATACGATACGCTGACCAAGGCGTTTGGCCGAGAAGACATTGGAGCAACGGGAGTCGCAGGAGGGGTGGAGAGGATAATTCTTACGATGCAGGAGCAAAAAATAATTTCAGATATTTCTCATGACAGGGTGGCAGTGCTGTACATCAACGATGAAATGCAAAAGGTTGCATTGTCCATTGCGTCCCTGTTGAGGCTAAACAACATTCCAACTGACATTGATCTGGCAGGACGTAAAATGAAAAAACAAATGGACATTGCGACGGATGCAAAGTTTGCAATCATAGTGGGTCCGCAGGAATTGGAGAATGGAAACGTGGTTCTCAAAGATATGAAAAGTGGAACAGAAGGAACAATCTCGTTGGAAAAACTTACCGAGGATCCAAAGCAGTTTTTAGTTTAG
- a CDS encoding translation initiation factor IF-6: MDIIKFDVYRGPNLGVYISVNDKFGLVPMGFAETKSEKLAEYLNIEILHTAVANTRLIGALSVMNNNGILLPTTAYENEYDYMKEVTDLEVGVLDTKFNALGNVICANDKGAVVSPLLSKEDCKTVSDVLGVEVVQKKIAGSNLSGVVLSANNSGAAIHPGASDAEIKTASNVLGANVEPSSINGGVPYVSSGILANDHCIVVGSLTNGPEIMNLTRAFLN, translated from the coding sequence ATGGATATTATCAAGTTTGACGTGTACAGAGGACCAAATCTTGGCGTCTACATCAGCGTTAATGACAAGTTCGGACTGGTTCCAATGGGATTTGCCGAGACCAAGTCAGAGAAACTTGCCGAATATCTAAACATAGAGATTCTTCATACAGCAGTTGCCAATACAAGGCTGATCGGCGCATTATCCGTAATGAACAACAACGGGATACTGTTGCCAACTACAGCATATGAAAATGAGTACGACTACATGAAGGAAGTGACAGACTTGGAAGTCGGAGTGCTGGATACAAAATTTAACGCGCTTGGAAACGTAATCTGTGCAAATGACAAGGGAGCTGTCGTATCCCCGTTACTATCAAAGGAAGACTGCAAGACAGTTTCAGACGTGCTGGGAGTAGAGGTAGTCCAGAAAAAAATAGCAGGATCAAACCTGTCAGGAGTAGTCCTGAGTGCAAACAACAGCGGTGCCGCAATTCATCCCGGAGCCAGCGATGCAGAAATAAAAACAGCATCAAATGTTCTTGGTGCAAACGTAGAGCCAAGTTCGATTAACGGCGGCGTTCCGTACGTATCATCAGGAATACTTGCAAACGATCATTGCATCGTGGTCGGTTCTCTGACCAATGGTCCTGAAATTATGAACCTGACAAGAGCGTTCCTAAACTAA
- a CDS encoding 4Fe-4S dicluster domain-containing protein, producing MPIAENFPEGLKPTGKVSLDDGNFHIMWGPGKTTNTDGSKVETLADADVVAAYAARGEEQVPLGVSGTMVAVDWDSCIADGACIEACPVQVFQWYRTEKDIPAKDVVGQTFAGTGSDVKDERKDLTDKADPIREHDCIWCMACVSVCPPQAIKVDQANVEKHEGAAKTL from the coding sequence ATGCCCATAGCAGAAAACTTTCCTGAAGGTCTAAAGCCGACTGGAAAAGTCTCCCTAGATGACGGAAACTTTCATATCATGTGGGGTCCTGGCAAAACCACAAACACTGACGGCTCAAAAGTTGAAACGTTAGCAGATGCAGATGTCGTTGCGGCATATGCGGCAAGAGGCGAAGAGCAAGTTCCACTTGGCGTAAGCGGTACGATGGTTGCCGTGGATTGGGATTCATGCATTGCAGACGGAGCATGCATTGAGGCATGTCCGGTACAGGTATTCCAGTGGTACAGAACAGAAAAAGACATTCCTGCAAAAGACGTTGTAGGTCAGACCTTTGCAGGTACTGGCAGCGATGTCAAAGATGAACGCAAAGATCTAACTGACAAGGCTGATCCGATAAGAGAACATGATTGTATTTGGTGCATGGCATGCGTATCTGTATGCCCTCCTCAGGCAATCAAAGTTGATCAGGCTAACGTGGAAAAGCACGAAGGTGCGGCAAAGACCCTGTAA
- a CDS encoding ferredoxin: MVDLVIPEEFCHDDVKPTGQTNHADGENLHFIWGEGNSEGAAFSNDDVKAAYEERGEEQVPLGIHGTTVAVDWDSCVAAGACMSVCPVQTFQWFRTEKDISAAACKGETFEGTGLTEQDERLDYTDKSQPIREHDCTICMACQEICPEGAIRIEASNQEWHEKAAGIYVKMPSSGGGPHAHD; encoded by the coding sequence ATGGTAGATCTAGTTATACCAGAAGAATTTTGTCACGACGATGTAAAACCAACTGGACAGACTAACCACGCAGACGGTGAAAATCTTCACTTTATCTGGGGGGAAGGAAATTCAGAAGGAGCAGCATTCTCAAACGACGATGTAAAGGCAGCCTATGAAGAAAGAGGAGAAGAACAAGTTCCCCTCGGAATTCACGGAACAACTGTTGCAGTCGATTGGGATTCCTGTGTAGCAGCTGGTGCATGCATGAGTGTATGTCCAGTTCAAACATTCCAATGGTTTAGAACCGAGAAAGACATTTCAGCCGCGGCCTGTAAGGGTGAAACCTTTGAAGGCACCGGTTTGACGGAACAAGACGAAAGATTAGACTATACGGACAAATCACAACCAATCAGAGAACACGATTGTACGATTTGCATGGCCTGTCAAGAAATCTGTCCTGAAGGAGCAATCCGAATTGAGGCATCTAACCAAGAATGGCACGAGAAAGCTGCTGGCATATATGTAAAAATGCCTTCAAGTGGCGGCGGACCACACGCACACGATTAA
- a CDS encoding replication factor C small subunit has product MSSTGMWVEKYRPTKISEIVNQTEIIGSLEAMIKDPTDMPHLMFSGSAGVGKTTTALCISRQILGEYAKSNTLELNASDERGIGMVREKVKKFSRFAGMDEVPFKIIILDEADEMTSDAQTALRRIIEDTAKICRFIFIANNISKIIDPIQSRCATFKFTSIPEEDIIGRLGEIAKKEKVKADKKGLKAIYDYSEGDLRHAINLMQATAGLGGITEENVKASAGLTKTSDVDAVLKTALSGKVAEAREQMIELIKVYGMSESDFLKYINSAVFKSKHIKLADILEVIAKYDYRILVGANSEIQLSAMLAELASIES; this is encoded by the coding sequence ATGTCTTCAACAGGTATGTGGGTAGAAAAATACAGACCTACAAAGATTTCCGAAATAGTCAACCAAACAGAGATCATTGGGAGCCTTGAAGCCATGATCAAGGATCCTACAGACATGCCGCACCTGATGTTTTCAGGTTCCGCAGGAGTAGGAAAGACAACTACAGCTTTATGCATTTCAAGGCAAATTTTGGGAGAATATGCCAAAAGCAATACGCTTGAGCTAAACGCATCAGACGAAAGAGGGATAGGGATGGTAAGAGAGAAGGTGAAGAAGTTTTCCAGATTTGCAGGAATGGACGAGGTTCCATTCAAGATCATTATTTTAGATGAGGCAGATGAAATGACATCAGATGCCCAGACGGCACTTAGACGGATCATAGAGGATACCGCAAAGATTTGTCGATTTATCTTCATTGCAAACAACATTTCAAAGATTATTGATCCAATTCAAAGCAGATGTGCCACATTCAAATTCACGTCAATCCCAGAAGAGGACATAATTGGCAGACTCGGAGAGATTGCCAAAAAGGAGAAGGTGAAGGCCGACAAAAAAGGCCTCAAGGCAATCTATGATTATTCCGAAGGAGATCTGAGACACGCCATCAACTTGATGCAGGCAACTGCAGGTCTTGGCGGAATCACAGAAGAGAACGTAAAGGCCTCGGCAGGATTGACCAAGACCAGTGACGTTGATGCGGTTTTAAAAACAGCATTGTCAGGCAAAGTGGCAGAAGCCAGAGAACAGATGATAGAATTGATCAAGGTTTACGGAATGTCAGAATCAGACTTTTTAAAATATATCAATTCGGCAGTGTTCAAGTCAAAGCACATCAAGCTGGCAGACATTTTGGAAGTGATTGCAAAATATGACTATAGAATTTTGGTCGGTGCAAACTCGGAAATTCAGCTGTCTGCAATGCTTGCAGAACTTGCAAGCATAGAAAGTTAA
- a CDS encoding ATPase yields MSNAQASTFTDSALSDKVKEFLIRFKDKDGEYKYVNAIDEMMPKNAKYIIVDYNDLVVEPQIEIIFSDNPDRLFDAFSRAIKEALQTRFSDYAEKIKDEVRVRLINFPLERSLRQITAETIGHITSVSGMVVRASEVKPLAKELVFVCPDEHPTKIIQLKGMDVKLPVVCDNPSCKHRDFELKPEASKFIDFQILRLQELPEDLPPGQLPHYIDVTIRQDLVDNSRPGDRIILTGVVRVEQESVAGVQRGHSGLYRLRIEGNNIEFLSGRGSKTDRKIGREEISPEEEKSIKLLSQSSDVYQKLIDSFAPHIQGQALIKEAILLLIVGSNQRLLGDGSKIRGDINVFLVGDPGTAKSEMLKFCARIAPRGLYTSGRGSTAAGLTAAVVRDKTGIMMLEAGAVVLGDQGLVSIDEFDKMKPEDRSALHEVMEQQSASIAKGGIVATLNARTSILAAANPMYGKYDPFKNITENVNLPIPLLTRFDLIFVVRDIPTKERDESIARHIIQRNTRQGTDKKSVVEVDLLTKYLSYAKRGVPELTKEAEEKILAYYLQMRNVESEEMITVTPRQLEGIIRLSTARARILMKDKVEEEDADRAIFLIQSMLQDAGVDVNTGKVDLGVLQGKPRSEISKMQLFMDVLKGLEGDNKVPVDEKTFVQELEKSEKFTEEEARNYIRRMLREASIYESKPGHYNRV; encoded by the coding sequence ATGAGTAACGCTCAAGCCAGTACGTTTACAGATTCTGCTCTGTCAGACAAGGTAAAAGAATTCCTTATCCGATTCAAGGACAAGGATGGTGAATACAAGTATGTAAATGCAATTGACGAGATGATGCCAAAAAATGCAAAATACATTATCGTTGACTATAATGATTTGGTCGTAGAACCGCAAATTGAAATTATATTTTCTGACAATCCTGACAGACTGTTTGATGCATTTTCCAGAGCCATCAAAGAAGCACTTCAGACAAGATTTTCTGACTATGCAGAAAAAATCAAGGACGAAGTTCGCGTTAGGCTGATTAATTTTCCGCTAGAAAGAAGTCTGAGGCAGATCACTGCAGAAACCATCGGACACATCACAAGTGTTTCTGGAATGGTGGTTAGGGCATCAGAAGTAAAGCCCCTTGCAAAGGAACTGGTCTTTGTATGCCCTGACGAGCATCCTACAAAAATAATTCAGCTAAAAGGAATGGATGTAAAACTTCCCGTAGTTTGCGATAATCCTAGCTGCAAGCATAGGGACTTTGAGCTAAAGCCTGAGGCCAGCAAGTTCATAGATTTTCAGATATTGAGATTGCAAGAACTTCCTGAGGATTTGCCACCTGGACAGCTTCCTCATTATATTGACGTTACAATCAGGCAAGATCTGGTAGATAATTCAAGACCTGGCGATAGGATTATTCTTACCGGCGTAGTTAGGGTGGAGCAAGAATCCGTCGCAGGGGTTCAGAGGGGACATAGTGGATTATATCGATTGAGAATCGAAGGAAACAACATTGAGTTTTTGAGCGGTCGTGGTTCAAAGACTGACAGAAAAATTGGAAGGGAGGAAATTTCTCCAGAGGAAGAAAAGAGTATCAAATTGCTAAGCCAAAGTTCCGATGTATATCAAAAATTAATTGATTCGTTTGCTCCTCATATTCAGGGTCAGGCACTGATCAAGGAAGCCATCTTGCTACTCATCGTAGGCTCCAATCAGAGATTGCTTGGTGACGGAAGCAAGATCAGGGGAGACATTAACGTATTTCTTGTCGGAGATCCCGGTACTGCAAAAAGTGAGATGCTAAAGTTTTGTGCAAGAATTGCGCCAAGGGGTCTGTATACTTCTGGCAGGGGTTCTACAGCTGCAGGACTTACAGCTGCCGTTGTACGTGACAAGACCGGAATTATGATGCTAGAAGCTGGTGCGGTCGTGCTTGGTGATCAAGGTCTTGTAAGCATAGACGAATTTGACAAGATGAAGCCTGAGGACAGAAGTGCACTGCACGAAGTCATGGAACAGCAGTCTGCAAGCATTGCAAAGGGCGGTATAGTGGCCACACTGAATGCAAGAACCTCCATTTTGGCCGCAGCAAACCCGATGTATGGAAAATATGATCCTTTCAAAAACATTACAGAAAATGTGAATCTGCCAATTCCGTTGCTCACAAGATTTGATCTGATATTTGTTGTAAGAGACATACCCACCAAAGAAAGAGACGAATCAATTGCAAGACACATCATTCAAAGAAATACGAGACAGGGTACTGATAAAAAGTCAGTAGTCGAAGTTGACTTGCTAACGAAATACCTCTCGTATGCAAAACGCGGTGTTCCTGAGCTGACCAAAGAGGCAGAAGAGAAAATTCTAGCCTACTATCTTCAAATGAGAAACGTAGAGTCCGAAGAGATGATCACTGTAACTCCGAGACAATTGGAGGGAATTATTCGTCTTTCCACTGCCCGAGCAAGAATACTCATGAAAGACAAGGTGGAAGAAGAAGACGCAGATAGGGCGATATTTCTGATTCAGAGCATGCTTCAGGATGCTGGAGTTGACGTCAATACGGGAAAAGTTGATCTTGGCGTATTGCAGGGAAAACCTCGCAGCGAGATCTCCAAGATGCAGCTGTTCATGGATGTTCTAAAGGGATTGGAGGGTGACAACAAGGTGCCAGTGGATGAAAAAACATTCGTACAAGAACTTGAAAAGAGTGAAAAGTTTACAGAGGAAGAGGCTAGAAACTATATCCGAAGAATGCTCAGAGAAGCATCTATTTATGAATCAAAACCCGGTCACTATAACCGGGTATGA
- a CDS encoding DEAD/DEAH box helicase has protein sequence MNIEKLELSDAAIDFLKSQGFKKLYPPQADSVESGLLDGKSILVSAPTASGKTLIAMLAILGYVSKNNGKVIYLSPLRALAAEKFSEFKKLEKISLGNKVKVAISTGDFENIEKNLEKSNLLILTNEKMDSIIRHGAEWVEDIGLVISDEVHLIGDENRGPTLEMILTQLKLLDSKPQIVGLSATITNSDEIADWLGCKLVKNDWRPVPLSEGVCDGGMVTMSDGKIFEVDLSLRGTPIDLGVQSVQQGGQSLVFAETRARSKSLATKASDVISLMLEKKEITALTKVSKKLLSENEPTELVKTLALLVKKGVAFHHAGLNQRCRETIEEEFRKGMIKLLSSTPTLAAGVNLPARRVVISNINRYNAKVGANRPISILEYKQLCGRAGRPQYDDYGESIIVGNGNKDDLIEYYINGEPEPIISKITDDKSLRTHILSVIVTHPGIKKEEILEFFLQTLGGLQSRKPTIKFAIDISLRFLSSKYLIIKKGERYAATEFGKKTSMLYIDPLTATYFRDSVEGVSEERKHTFGYLHLITNCEEFFPKFSLRQRDYESASLMIEDHSSELLEPISEYDCSRSILALQSWITESTELSLSDSLGIESGDMHRMAENADWLVYCLREISKHVERADLLEELDDLRKRIVYGIREELLDLVRVKGIGRVRSRILFKHGIKNLDDLRKIPVSKLGDIDKIGSTIADNIKAELRKVR, from the coding sequence ATGAACATAGAGAAACTGGAACTTTCTGATGCCGCAATTGATTTTCTAAAGTCGCAAGGATTCAAAAAGCTATATCCTCCGCAAGCCGATAGTGTTGAATCCGGATTGCTTGACGGAAAAAGCATTCTTGTCTCTGCTCCGACTGCCAGCGGAAAGACTCTGATTGCGATGCTTGCAATACTTGGCTATGTCTCAAAGAATAATGGCAAGGTGATATATCTCAGTCCCTTGCGTGCATTGGCTGCTGAAAAGTTCTCAGAGTTTAAAAAATTAGAAAAAATTTCTTTAGGGAACAAAGTGAAGGTTGCAATATCTACAGGTGATTTTGAAAACATTGAAAAAAATTTAGAGAAAAGTAACTTGCTGATTCTGACAAATGAAAAGATGGATTCCATAATTAGACATGGTGCTGAATGGGTTGAAGACATTGGACTGGTAATATCTGATGAGGTACATTTGATCGGGGATGAGAACAGGGGTCCTACACTTGAGATGATTCTAACGCAGCTGAAGCTGCTTGATTCAAAGCCTCAGATTGTTGGCCTAAGTGCGACTATTACAAATTCTGATGAGATTGCGGACTGGCTCGGCTGCAAGCTTGTAAAAAATGACTGGCGACCCGTTCCTCTCTCAGAGGGAGTATGTGATGGAGGCATGGTTACAATGAGTGACGGCAAAATATTTGAAGTTGATCTCAGTCTACGAGGAACTCCCATTGATCTAGGGGTGCAATCTGTACAACAGGGAGGACAATCCTTGGTATTTGCAGAAACCAGAGCTCGCTCCAAATCGCTTGCCACAAAAGCATCCGATGTGATATCCCTAATGTTGGAAAAAAAAGAAATTACTGCATTAACTAAGGTGTCAAAAAAACTTCTGTCTGAAAATGAGCCTACTGAATTGGTAAAGACCTTGGCATTGCTTGTAAAAAAAGGGGTCGCCTTTCACCATGCCGGACTGAATCAAAGGTGCAGAGAAACAATAGAAGAGGAATTCCGTAAGGGCATGATCAAGCTGTTGTCATCAACTCCTACGTTGGCAGCAGGCGTCAATCTTCCTGCACGAAGGGTCGTAATATCCAACATCAATAGATACAATGCCAAAGTCGGAGCAAACAGACCAATCAGTATTTTGGAATACAAGCAACTTTGTGGAAGGGCTGGAAGACCACAATACGATGATTATGGGGAATCCATCATCGTTGGAAATGGCAACAAAGATGATCTGATAGAATACTACATCAACGGCGAACCCGAACCGATCATATCCAAGATTACCGATGACAAGTCATTGCGCACTCATATTCTTAGTGTCATAGTAACGCATCCTGGAATAAAGAAGGAAGAAATCTTGGAATTCTTTTTGCAGACGCTGGGCGGATTGCAATCCCGTAAGCCTACGATAAAGTTTGCAATCGACATATCATTGCGTTTTCTTTCCAGCAAGTATCTGATAATTAAGAAAGGTGAAAGGTACGCTGCTACCGAATTTGGAAAAAAGACATCAATGCTGTACATTGATCCTCTCACTGCGACATACTTTAGGGATTCAGTTGAAGGCGTATCTGAAGAAAGAAAGCATACTTTTGGCTATCTTCATTTGATTACAAACTGTGAGGAATTTTTCCCAAAATTCTCACTTCGACAAAGAGACTACGAATCAGCAAGTCTGATGATTGAGGATCATTCTTCAGAGCTGCTTGAACCTATTTCGGAATATGATTGCTCTAGAAGCATACTGGCCTTGCAGTCATGGATCACTGAATCTACTGAATTATCTCTGTCAGACAGTCTTGGAATAGAGTCCGGAGACATGCATAGGATGGCTGAGAATGCCGATTGGCTGGTATATTGTCTCAGAGAGATTTCCAAGCACGTTGAAAGGGCAGATCTGCTTGAAGAGCTGGATGACCTGAGAAAAAGAATCGTTTATGGAATCCGAGAGGAATTACTTGATCTGGTACGGGTCAAGGGGATAGGGAGAGTCAGATCCAGAATTCTTTTCAAACACGGAATAAAGAATCTGGATGACCTGAGAAAAATTCCCGTGAGCAAATTGGGAGACATTGATAAGATTGGATCTACCATTGCAGACAACATAAAGGCCGAGCTGCGAAAGGTTAGATGA
- a CDS encoding UDP-N-acetylglucosamine-1-phosphate transferase has protein sequence MIEFIVPSVVSCVVAFLVVFVTTPPLIKFLEKRNLSVKDVNKKENVLVVRPGGPSIIVGIVASEIVLYVFLQMNEILAILITTSAAFVIGYVDDRKVMGGWFKPVALAFAAIPIIALGTYDTNLAFPLFGTVQIPVLYLALIICMIPITGNTINSIDVLNGVASGFMTIAGFSLSICLLIVQNYEIAMISLPLAFASLAFYRYHKIPSRIFPGDSGALTLGAMYGAIAIVGGVEIIAAVALLPAVVNSFLFLSSVRKIVEHRQIQGKPVEHTEDFMLKATNEKKAPVTLVRLILAGGPLSEKQVGVAIFKLTIFSGILAVITSLLMGVSL, from the coding sequence TTGATTGAATTTATAGTTCCGTCTGTAGTCTCATGCGTTGTCGCATTTCTTGTTGTATTTGTCACAACTCCCCCACTGATCAAATTTTTAGAAAAAAGAAACCTGTCAGTTAAAGACGTTAACAAAAAAGAAAATGTCTTGGTAGTTAGACCTGGGGGGCCATCAATCATTGTAGGAATAGTTGCATCTGAAATTGTTCTTTACGTATTTTTGCAAATGAATGAAATCCTTGCAATACTGATTACAACGTCTGCGGCTTTCGTGATTGGATATGTTGATGACAGAAAAGTAATGGGGGGTTGGTTTAAGCCTGTGGCACTTGCATTTGCGGCAATTCCGATCATTGCACTTGGTACATATGATACAAATCTGGCGTTTCCGTTGTTTGGAACCGTACAGATTCCTGTGCTGTATCTTGCATTGATAATTTGCATGATTCCGATTACTGGAAACACGATCAATTCCATTGATGTGCTAAACGGGGTCGCCAGCGGTTTTATGACCATAGCTGGTTTCTCATTATCTATCTGCCTGTTAATTGTCCAAAATTACGAAATTGCAATGATCAGTCTGCCGCTTGCTTTTGCTTCGTTGGCGTTTTACAGGTATCACAAGATTCCAAGTAGAATTTTTCCAGGAGATTCCGGAGCGTTGACATTGGGTGCAATGTATGGTGCAATTGCCATTGTAGGCGGAGTGGAAATTATCGCAGCTGTGGCGTTGCTGCCTGCAGTAGTTAACTCCTTTTTGTTTCTATCAAGCGTAAGGAAAATTGTGGAGCATAGACAAATTCAAGGAAAGCCTGTAGAGCATACTGAAGATTTCATGCTAAAGGCGACTAATGAAAAGAAGGCACCTGTAACATTGGTGAGATTAATTCTTGCAGGCGGGCCGTTGTCAGAAAAACAAGTAGGTGTTGCAATCTTCAAACTGACAATATTTTCGGGAATTCTGGCAGTGATCACTTCGTTGTTGATGGGTGTCTCGCTTTGA